In Montipora capricornis isolate CH-2021 chromosome 4, ASM3666992v2, whole genome shotgun sequence, a single genomic region encodes these proteins:
- the LOC138047542 gene encoding uncharacterized protein, whose translation MSLLGLVPDYGSDSSSSSESDQDDNNVADERGDAGNCKYVDSKPEEPQNNQIPLPLPTIDLAEISTLSTKDLNPRACQTSSVFFNPYLAAEKQRLSVLEKHVHLSESKTEDPRSKQVCFKFQKGRCRLGDKCKFFHGLINVPNAELGIAPNLTNTATNYEPDKDEDSWEPQRRKKRKTGISDSLVPPKRAMQAYEKQRESEKPWSRA comes from the coding sequence ATGTCTCTTCTTGGTCTTGTTCCAGATTACGGCAGTGACTCCAGTAGTTCTTCTGAATCTGATCAAGATGACAATAATGTAGCCGATGAAAGAGGAGATGCTGGTAATTGTAAATATGTTGATAGTAAGCCAGAGGAACCCCAGAACAATCAAATACCACTTCCTTTGCCAACAATAGATCTCGCCGAAATTTCAACATTGAGCACAAAGGATTTAAACCCGCGAGCATGCCAAACGTCGTCCGTTTTCTTTAACCCATATCTTGCTGCAGAGAAACAGAGACTTTCCGTTCTTGAGAAACACGTACATCTTTCAGAGAGCAAAACAGAAGATCCTCGCAGCAAACAAGTGTGTTTCAAGTTTCAGAAAGGTCGCTGCAGATTAGGAGACAAGTGCAAGTTTTTCCATGGCTTAATAAATGTACCCAACGCTGAGCTTGGCATAGCCCCAAACCTTACAAATACAGCGACGAATTATGAGCCAGACAAAGATGAGGACAGCTGGGAACcgcaaaggagaaaaaaaagaaaaacaggcaTCAGTGACTCTCTTGTCCCACCAAAGCGCGCGATGCAAGCTTAcgaaaaacaaagagaaagtGAAAAACCTTGGTCAAGAGCATGA
- the LOC138047540 gene encoding nesprin-2-like: MEYSYRGGLGVTKKTVVTSETSLTNFEKGSKQNQSLVEMAAKHPSVFLRNDVNLRNVKLYAVSKMSSESFSISSWNDHCSTVYELSVSSKIIGRGNKNRRFIEHFTKSAGARVKQQFVIVMKEKPRFEKPGFAVAQQKQEVESSKKKLNDVDILHIAELLKYPSDYAPKRKVSKVNEKEEKVQKEKNKLNKTEVIASVDEDEDDSDEEYDEFEEEIVIVDIRRKPIWRKGLEIPKLPPEKVGKPIEDLLQISTLNTMQESCSDTLLVDEKIDYVESPPAAFAEFSDFRFWENF; the protein is encoded by the coding sequence ATGGAGTATAGCTACCGAGGTGGATTGGGAGTTACGAAGAAAACAGTGGTAACGTCAGAAACAAGTTtaacaaattttgaaaaggGGTCTAAACAAAACCAAAGCCTGGTTGAAATGGCAGCCAAACACCCATCTGTATTCCTGAGAAATGATGTCAATTTGCGTAATGTCAAATTGTATGCAGTTTCAAAGATGTCTTCAGAGTCGTTTTCTATCTCAAGTTGGAACGACCATTGTAGCACGGTATACGAGCTCTCAGTGTCGTCGAAGATAATCGGTAGAGGGAACAAGAACCGAAGGTTTATCGAACATTTCACGAAATCTGCCGGTGCCCGAGTTAAACAGCAGTTCGTGATTGTCATGAAGGAAAAGCCTCGATTTGAAAAACCCGGTTTTGCTGTGGCACAGCAAAAGCAAGAGGTAGAATCCTCTAAGAAAAAGCTTAATGATGTGGACATTCTCCACATTGCCGAATTGTTGAAATATCCGAGCGATTATGCACCAAAAAGAAAAGTATCCAAAGTAAACGAAAAAGAGGAGAAAGTccagaaggaaaaaaacaaactcaacAAAACGGAAGTAATTGCGTCCgtagatgaagatgaagatgattcTGATGAAGAATACGACGAGTTTGAAGAAGAGATCGTTATAGTGGATATACGTAGAAAACCAATTTGGCGAAAAGGATTGGAAATTCCAAAACTACCACCAGAAAAAGTCGGAAAACCGATAGAAGACCTCTTACAGATTTCGACACTAAACACGATGCAAGAATCCTGTTCCGATACGTTATTGGTTGATGAGAAAATTGATTACGTTGAAAGTCCTCCAGCTGCATTTGCAGAATTCTCGGACTTTCGTTTCTGGGAaaacttttaa